GTTGTCAAAGACTAcagggaggtcaagaaggatgagaaatgagaaaaatccattagatttggcaattaagagaaggaaagatggtTTTATTTGAAAGAAGTCAGAAGATTTAGAAGAGAGCGAGGAGAGGAAACGGAGTCACAAATTGTAGGCAACTTTCTCAAGGCGTTTagtgagagtggggatgacaTAGGGGGCAACCTGCTAGAGAAGACAAGATGGACTGGAGTCAAGCAGAAGGGGCCGCCTCTTCAGCTGGGCTCATGTATGAGATTAGATAGTGGGGGAAGACATCTGAGGGATGTGAagtgagatggggagaagagggagctcagggTGAATGACCTTGGTTTTTTTCAGAGGCAGGGTCCTCAGCTGAGAGAGCAGGGAGAGGGGATGCCATGGGAGgattgagaagagaggaaaggtttggaagagaTGATATGGTGAGTGGAATAGTGAGTcaattagggaggtataaaagtATGATCTTGCTACCCTGAAGGCCCAGGTGAGATTATGCCACATATGTTTGTAGTAGATCCAGTAAACATAGTTTTTCTCTAATTCCATTTGGCAGCATATGAATATGAGTGAAGGCAGTGAATGGTGAGAGTCATCCAAGGCTGGGGCTTGTGAAGGCATGATCAGCCATAGGATAGGGGCTGAGAGATTGTGATAGAGAGTTCAACATGTTcactgagggaaggaaggagagtgtagCTAGTGAAGGGGTGGTGGTGTGGGAAACAGCTGAGGGGTGGAAGGATTAAAGGTCACGGTGACGATGAGGTACTGGGTTAGGAGCCATAAAGCCCAGGGAAATGGAATAATAAAAGATTGTAATCAGATAAAAGACTTAGAGAGTTTATTTGAAATAGTCTTAgcactttccctccctttcctgcttGGAGTACACTCAAAAACTCATTTTAATATTAACctaagcaaaatataattaggatAATAAATCTGCTAGAAAATCACAATGTGTTTAAAAGCCAACTTTTGGTATTATCTGTTACTTTATATTATTCATGCCCGTGTTCTCTCTCCATTAGTGCAGATAATtgaattgactttttaaaattgacTTCAGTCTACATTCCTAGTAAGATGTAATGATACTTACCAGTGAAAACTAAGGGCTCAGTATTTTTTATTCTTGGTAAGGTTTGAGCCATGCTACCAGAACAGTGTGCTGAGTTGTATCTTTGAATTATAATGACACATAAGGAAGCTAGAATTGTTTTGAAGTTAGCATAAAGTTTTCTAACTATAAGCTTGGTCACTTAGTCATAATAATTAAAACTCTAGTCATTATCTCATGTATGTGCTTAGTTGGTAAGTGTTGTTTAATCTCActaattttacatattttcctCTTTAGGTGACTGAAAAGATTCCCACAGAACAAACCTCAGTTCCGTTCCCAAATGAAACATGTccagaaatagaaaatttcttTCCCTTCAACCCACTAGGTAGTATGCGTTCTTTATTATCTAACATTTTTTATGACTATATTTGGCTTCTCTAGGTATTTCAATTTAACTGTGAGTCACCTCCTAGATATAGATTTGACCTAAGGCTTGTCATATTTtagtcttttatttatttattcaacaaacgtATTTGGTACCTACTATGGCTATAAGTAACTATGCCTTCTCCCCTGCTCCCCAGGACATTCCCAATTTAGTCTAGTGAGGAAGACAAGGACGTATGTGACAATTTAGCACCTGTTTTTATGTTTTAGTTTGCATCTCCGAGAATAACACAACCAAAGTACTATAGGagttaaaaagagggaaagatttcAACTCACTCACAAGAATGTTTTTGGGGCATTCTAATAAATATATGTCCTTCTAGGAGATATTTTGGAGTGAGCATGCCACTTCCAGCTCGCTGGTAGATCAGGAAACCCACTGAGTCTTCATAAGAGAGTATCTCTGGGTCTGTGTCTGCTTCAGACTAAGGTTGCTGGAGGAGAGCTTGATCCTTTTAGGCCTTTTTGAGAAGGTTCTTTGAATTCTTGGGAGGGAAGAAGTCTAAAATCACTTTATTCAACTTAGCAGATATTTGATTAAGGTCCTGCTGTGTACAAGACAATATACTTTATATAAATGATagacttaattttcttttatttgtaacaatgtcttcttactttttttttgaagtaaGGTCCTAATTATAGGAAAAACATTTAGCTTTTAAGAAGAGAGTTGAAATAGCTGCTGAATTAATAGATGGGCTTATCTTTAcaaacagaatttgagagttttgATGTTCCTGAAGAACACCAGCTTGCAAACCTGCCACTGACTGGTGTCCCCCTCCTGATGCTTGAGCAGGAGAGATCACTTGAAAGGCTTGTAGAACTTCCACCCTCACCCATGCTGTTGCCTTCCATGACATGGGAGTCTGGTAAGTTGTCAGATTtgattcccccacccccccaccccccttttccctttttttttcaccACTTAGGGATAGTTAGAGATTAGATGTTCCTGTTTCAGGGCACTTCCTGTCGCCTGCAGTAGAGGGAGAAAGCTGTATGTTACAAGGTACATCTTTAGGGAATGAAGTAGTCTGACAAAAACAAACTACTGTTGTCAGTAGGGAATGACTTTCCATTGAAATAGGCCTCAAGTACAAGCTGCTAGATTAAAAAAGTTAAGCCATTTTGGCAACTCTGAATTCAAGATTAAAATCATGGATGGTATTTTAGGTATGATCAAACAAGAAAGCAACCACtgatcctaattttttttcttggatgtcAACAATTCATAGTGTAAATTCTTCTAAGGGTATTTGGCTGGGATGAGAGAATTCACGAGTTTATTTGAAAAGCTGATAAAAGAAAAGGCCTCTCTTGGCAGTAGCAAAGAATGACATGCAAAGTGGTGATCTTTCCTTATTATAGAAAACATAAAACCTTTTGATGGCTCAAAGCTATTTTGTAGCTGTAATGAGGACTTTCAGGTGCCTGCTGTTATCAGCCAGTTCTAGTTCCTTCTTGTAGGGATGAGGGGTCAAGAGCCTGGAGTTTGGAGTCCCACTTTGTCTACTTTCTAAGCAGCTGagtaactttgggcaagacacttaaatgtcttagtttcctcgttttgtaaaatgagggggttgaacttcAAGGTGATCTAAGGTTCCTTCACTCCCACAGTCTGACTGTTGGTTTTACTGGTTGGGCACAGGCTGTGACAGGCTCTACCAAGCAGGTTTTTTTGGTAAGGTTAGTGCCACATTGACTGTTTGAGGACTGGCCTGCAGAGAAGTGCAAAGAGGAAGGCTGGTTGCCAGGTGCTGAATCAAATTATGAATAAACAAGCAAATCCTTGCTATAGCAATGCATAAAGATTGTCTTTCTAAGGTATGGCAGAGTGTATCAGTGGAGGGAGCGCTGGTGGAGGTCAgaacttttgaaatatttttcagtCCTGCAATTTTAATGTTGCTGATCAGGATAGGACAAAGGGGAATACAGTTCAGCTTTGGGAGCAGGATAGTATAGGTGCCTTAGGAGGACTTTAAGATTGACATAGACAAGAAGCAGGCTCTCCAGTGACCAGGATCAAAAAGTTCAAGTCACAGCTTGATGTTCAGGTCATGATTGAGATTCAGAATCCTTAGTGTCATAGCAGGGCTGTGATTTGTGAAGCCTTGTCAGAGATGTACAGGATTCCTTAACTGTAATCTTTCTTTCCTAGATCTCTTGGAATCAACTTCGAGCCTTCTGTCAACAGTGGATGAGATTGACTTGCCACCTGTGTGCTGTGACTTCCCTCTTTAAATGTCTTGTTATTTTATGGTATGATTATAATCATTTTTGTATTAATAAAGTGATTCTTTATGCAGTAACTGCATTTGGGGCTATGTTATTCAGGCAGTTTCATCGTCTATCTTTTATGTTAAATAGCTTATAAAACTAATTAGAATCATAGACTGaatatcccttctaactctaagctAGTAAAAACtccatccttttttcttcctcccctcccattgAATAAACAtacttttagagatgaggaaactgaggctcatctaTGAGACTGTCTCTTGGCAAATAGTGGCAGACTGAAACTTAATCCTAGGTCAGACAGAATTAGGAGccttttttattataccatgcCTCCCCACTGATCAATTTATAGAGATATCTTCCCTACCAGAGACAGCTCAATTTGTTGAGTTAGGCCAAGGGCTCCTGGGATTGAGGGTGGGGCAAGATGAAGATTTAAAATCACTGACCAACCTGGGTTTGGAAGTGGACACATCTTCTAACTTAGAAGAGTaacattctttctctctgtgctCCTGTGTCTCTCCTGGATGACGttgcttgtttttctttaggTAGTTGAGTAGCTACGAGAAACATGCTGAGGCTAATGACTGCTCCTACTTAAAGAAGGGCTATTGTCTAAATTGGCCGCTTcttagaaagatgatgtatatgtgCTTTCATTAATTTTACTGAGTTTCTCCAGGGATTTTGGTATTCATACAATATTTGGGGCCTGTAATCTGCAAATCTATAAAAATCTTGGCCTATATCCCTGTTAGGGTTGGAGATGCTATGTATAATTCATTATAGGAAATATGTGCTTCTTAGATGCATTCTCAACTGTGGGAATTGATTGAACCACACTGActtcatcttgtgactcaattcgggatccagttcaatttcttttctattcaattatgggtctagtccagtTTCTGTTTTCTGAAAAAAACTTCACAGGAATTGTGAGAAAATATTACTGCATTGTTTGACCCTAGCCCTGCCTGACTGGGAAGCCGGACCACCTCTCCCTGTCACTTTgttgtccatgaggttttcttggcaaagatgctggagtggtttgccatttccttctccagtatgtccccgttttacagatcaaggaactgaggcaaataggggttaagtgacttccccagggttacacagctaccaagtgtctgaggtcagattttatctcagatcttctggactccaggcctgatgctctatcctctgtaccacctagctgtccatctGATGCTTAGatacccttaactaaggacctaggttatgctgagcTGAAATCTAGTCAGATCCGAAGATTGAtgaaaggagttttctcacaattatacatctcaaggaACCCATATGTTTTACCTGAAAACTGGCCCCTTACTGGTCAGTCAGTAAACtgtttccttgtttctctgtTTGAATATAGATACTTGAGTGAAGAAAGGGGGCCCCTCTTATTCTGgtttcagggaattgtacctgtttGCTCTACCCTCCAAACTTGCAAAGCCACTAATCTCATATCCTGGTTTATATTCTATTAACTgtcttttaatgtataaaaatctgcCTACCCCAGTATTCAGGATCCAGTGCCAAGCTGACGAGGCCTGGTCTCAATTTGTTATGCAGTTGGcttgcattgcttaataaataaatatgctcagaagctcaaacctttgtttcctcatttaattCAGATTTCACCTGTCATACAACCTATAAGGAAACTGCATATTAgaaacttttcctctaagaaaagTAGTATCCATGGGGCTGTGGAGAAGAGCTATAAGAAAATGTAGGAAACCTTTTTACAATGCTGGCCTACAGAGCTGATGGAGTAGGaagttcaaaaaaaattactacaAAGTGTGTTGGCCTTTGGCCAATCTGGTTGTTAAAACCTTACAGCCATAGATGGTGGTTACTCTAGCTCAGACTGATTTGGAATTTTCCACTGTCCATCAGAAGTGGGTTAATCAGCTCACTTTGTAATCCTTGAGGATTCTAAAAGGATCCCTTGGAAGTGGGAAGGAATTCTGAAACatggtgtctcaaaagtcttagagcAGTCTGAAGCTATTAAATACTCAGACTTTtggaacacacatatatatcaggGTAACTGTTGAGAAGGTGAAATTAAACGAGAAACTAAGAAGCACATCTTACCCCTTTCCTGCCCCTCCCATACCTGTTTGGCTTTGGAATAAACTGAGTCTCATCTGCTATAGGATTATTAGTGTTTctcaaagcaaaaacattttccaTAGTCCTCATTCCCTAAAATAGTTTattgagagattttttttgtttgttttttttctgagtagCACTACAATTTTACAAAGCATTAAGAGCCATTAATCTCTCAAATGTCTAGGGGGGTGGTTGCTAAGCTATTCCAGTGTGTTCTTCAGAAGCTGACATATACCTGAGCTCTTTCAGTCAAGGGTTATTAGCAGAacaaaattaaatcattttatcTCTTCTGGGGGGTGGGTAGGAACTACCAGTcagtttctcttctttgtttttgagACTGAAGTAGTTCTGATCTCTTCTTACTGTTGCTAATCAAATCATATTGTattatcagacttttttttttgaagacttAAACAGTTCTCTGTTAACATCAATCATTTCTATCTTGATTTATGGAAATTATTACACTTTACATGTGCAAAGAaagtgtgatttcatcagcatggaaACCTTCCACCAACAAAGAACTGTACTGCAAACCATCTGTCATTTATTCTGGCTCGGAGAGATTAGGGGACctccaggatttgaactgagatcatcctgattccaagtccatcccTGTTAACTACTTGCTCAAACTTCCTTAGTGTCTCTCCTTTTCTACAGGTTACATGCAATTCAGATCTTAATTCAACATATACCTATTGAGCCTCTACTAGGCATAAGGTGCTATGCTCAGTACTGGGGATAGAAACCAAAAAAGAGACggcctctgtcctcaaggaccttgtaTTTTGTTGGGAGTGGGGCAGGTAAGGTTAGGGCCAGAAGACACAAAGGAAAGATCAGAACTCTTAACAGAGAGAAAGCTCTTAGCTAGAGGGGTATGTAATATTTGTTTAGTGAATGTTATGTTTGGCTTTATCCTTGGGACAATGACTTGAGTCAGAGACCCCACTGGATATATTCCCATCAGTTCTCCATGTAACTGGATTTCTGAAGTGTAATACTCAAATAATACAAATGTCTTTACTGGATCTTAAGGGCCATTTTCATTTGTCTCACAGCTCAAAGCCTTCATCAAAGTTTGGCTTATTTATCACTATTTGAGTCTGTTTAGGCCTAAACTTTAAGGAGAACACTCTGCCTTTGTGACTGGTAGGTATCATTACcaaatccatatatatatacttcatcAAATTTGCAATGGGGTTGTATGGTGAGTAGGCAGGACAGCCAAGACTCCTGACTtgacttttttcctcctctcactcagcattctAGGAATTACTGGTTCAAAGcatctagagctggaagtaacCTTTTAGACCATCTAAAGCAagcctttcatttaaaaaattttttcaaaaagtaagcatttattttcattccctctccctcttcccccattaaaaaaacaaaagtaaaatcccaggaacaaatatgtataagtcaagcaaaataaaattccttCATTGTTCATGTCATAACATATATGTCTCAACCTCTCATTCTTTGATTTGAGTCCACTACTATCAGAGGGTAGGTAGTATGGTTCATgatgggtcctctggaatcataataattgctttgatcaaacttcttaaatctttcagagttgtttgcttttataatattgttattttatgaattattctggttctgctcatttcactctgtatctgtTTATACAAGTTGCCCTGGGTTTCTGTAAAActttgtttcttacagcacaattcaGTTCATTCATTTAACATAATCCGTTCATCAATTTCCCAATTTTTGGGCACTCAaacttagtttctagttctttgctgcttATGAAAGAActtgttatacacacacatacccatgtATTTACAAAAaggacattttcctctttctttgatctctatggggtatagacctagtatgGTACcagtgggtcaaaggatatgtatagtTTAGTGACCTTTTGGGCTTGGTTCcaaaattgcttcccagaattattggatcaacaatgcattaatgtgcctaATTTTCTGAAGCCCCTCCCATATTTGCTGTTTTCCATTTTTGGCAAGTTTGCCAATCTTATGGGTacgaacctcagagttgttctaatttgcatttgtctattagtgatttagaattttttcttttttacatatgGCTGTTGGTACCTTGGATTTCTTACTTGGCGAAATGActtttcataacctttgaccatttttcaaatggagaatgcaaactcttcattttactgttgaagaaactgggacctAGAGAGTGGTAAGAGCTGGAATTATTATGCAAATCCTTAGGTTCTAGGAGTGATGTTTTTTTTCTACTCTACCACATTCTTATTTATGTTCCTGAATACAGAAGTATTTATTTCTCAAGTTAACAAAGGAAGACATACTTTCTGAGAGCCCTTCTACTTACTCAGTTTCCATGACGTTTTAAAAAAGCTGAATCCTCTTCAAAACTACTCTTGTAGATTTCAGTGCACAAAGACTTCGATTGAATGTTATGTTTGGCTTTATCCTTGGGACAATGGCTTGAGTCACAGACACCACTGGATGCATTCCAGCCTGTTTTCCATGTTCCTATTCTGAAGGACTGacgcaggggtggggaaccagcatccttgaggccacatgcggccctctaggtcctcaagtgcagccctttgactgaatccaaacttcatagaacaaaattTGTTTTGGATTCACGTGGCCACATGGCTGTAGTTTCCTCGCCCCTGGACTGACCTATTTAAATCAGTAACTGGATTTCTGAATTATAATACTCAAATAATGATAATGTCTTTATGGGATCTTGCTAAGTTCCTCCACTTCTACAGACACTGTCAGGCCCATGGAGTTAGGGTGATAAAATTCATgacttaaattgaattttaataaTGGAGAGCTAGAGGAGGTAAGATAGGGAGGAAACTGCTCTGCCATTCAAGGTAGTTCTTTGGATACCTTCTGTGTCCTCTATCCTATAGAGGCATTTTGGTATAGTAGATGGCGTgctggaattaggaggacctgagttcgaatcctgcatCAGGACGTTACTAGCTCACTAATAACAGATTCTAGGTAAGTTGCTTTACTTCTCTCAATTTTACTTTCCCTCTCTCTAatagctcagtggacagagcactggactttgtgttaggaagatctgagttctaatcctgactcatacatttactagctgtgtgatcctgggcacatcACTCGACtagccagcctcagtttcttcatctgtaaaatgataataatagcatctacttcgtgggattgttgtgaggaccaagtgaaatGGCATTTGTCAAGtactttgttaaccttaaagaTCTACGTAGGTGTTTGTTAGCTCTCACCACTGCGTCAACTGGTTTATGgtattgtagtagcaatttaggttgaagatctttcccacccattgacaggccatgtgacttgcttataccacaggaagcctaagacacaggtggagggaggagcttcctgatggGAGAAGTGCCGCCGGCAGCCGTGGCGTGGAAATGGCCACAGAGAGTGGAAAGAAAACACGGGCCAGGCGgaagaacagctccatttattaaactgagggacagggcttctATACCCTtctaggcaagcagaatcaacacaTCCTcgtgcttttgttccccttttgtcATAAACAGTATTGTGTtgatagcccacaggtggtgtttagcacgtgtgtgccgtgggggtattggagagagcacgtgtataccgaggaggcttgaagagccttcatcctgagtaGCATGTGCGTGctgggagggatggagagcccacgtGTCGAGTTCTcagcctctggcctgtatcttatcccagaatggactttctcagagctggccctctacagaaaaggaagttatatcgcaggaaatggagagagagagagagagagagagagagcgagcgcagttatggctgctaatggctgccctcatgatggttagaactgaacaggctgacttagcggtaccatgagtttgttttggggaagaccccagcaaggGGTCAGAAAGGTTTGGGGATGGTGAAGCTGCATGTTGGGATATTattatggaatgttttactgctgtgatagattggataaatggcttgtgggatatgattctctggtgtctgaataaagggtttacttcttctaccttctacgagGAGAGTCTCGTATGCTTTGccatacagaactacacaggcattttgacaaatatcatctacgttgttattattgaCTTACTGATATGGATattta
This region of Trichosurus vulpecula isolate mTriVul1 chromosome 3, mTriVul1.pri, whole genome shotgun sequence genomic DNA includes:
- the PTTG1 gene encoding securin, producing the protein MATLIYVDKENGEPGSHVAPKDKLKSIKTLSGRAQISTPKAGKVFTATPALSKSVRKALGPVNRTTEKENLVGKRKEPLKQKGQNFTAKKVTEKIPTEQTSVPFPNETCPEIENFFPFNPLEFESFDVPEEHQLANLPLTGVPLLMLEQERSLERLVELPPSPMLLPSMTWESDLLESTSSLLSTVDEIDLPPVCCDFPL